A part of Paenibacillus sp. IHBB 10380 genomic DNA contains:
- the hemG gene encoding protoporphyrinogen oxidase: MIGTSPKIVIIGGGITGLSAAFYVRKFYREAGIEPRITILEKGLSMGGKIDTLHRDGFIIERGPDSFLARKTAMTDLSNELGLEAELVTTNPEANKTYILHHNKLHPMPSGLVLGIPTEIVPFLKSGLISFGGKVRALMDFVIPPRRSTEDESVGDFIARRLGPEALENVAEPLLAAIYAGETGNLSLQATFPQFGEVEREYGSLIRGMMSGKKPLMADTRTANSTILTYRNGLQSLVTALAEQLDDVEQLLNTGASALIVKESLEAGSRYIVQLDNGQAIEADDVIITTPNDVTAELLRPHLDVVALDAVNYVSVANVVMAFSKSEVTGLFDGSEFLVPRKEGRNITSCTWTSTKWLHTSPDDKVLLGCYVGRAGDEQNVELPDDALKELVLKDLKEIVGISAKPIFTEITRLMHSMPQYPIGHLQAIETLRHHLFSSLPGVYLTGAGYEGVGLPDCIKQAKELAMRLVTSES; the protein is encoded by the coding sequence ATGATCGGGACTTCACCCAAAATTGTTATTATTGGAGGAGGAATAACAGGTCTTAGCGCCGCTTTCTACGTTCGTAAATTTTATCGTGAAGCGGGTATTGAACCTCGGATTACGATCTTGGAGAAGGGGTTATCTATGGGCGGAAAGATCGATACGCTCCATCGAGATGGATTCATCATTGAGAGAGGACCTGATTCGTTCCTTGCCCGTAAAACTGCGATGACCGATTTGAGTAATGAGTTAGGCTTAGAAGCTGAACTTGTTACGACTAATCCCGAAGCTAATAAAACGTATATTCTACATCACAACAAACTTCATCCCATGCCATCGGGTCTTGTATTAGGTATCCCAACTGAAATCGTTCCCTTTCTAAAAAGTGGACTTATTTCATTCGGTGGTAAAGTTCGAGCGTTAATGGATTTCGTAATTCCGCCACGGCGGAGTACAGAGGATGAATCGGTAGGAGATTTTATTGCGCGCAGACTAGGGCCGGAAGCGCTGGAGAATGTTGCGGAGCCACTTCTTGCAGCGATTTATGCAGGTGAAACGGGAAATCTGAGTCTTCAGGCTACCTTTCCTCAATTCGGAGAGGTGGAACGTGAATACGGTAGCTTAATTCGCGGTATGATGAGTGGGAAGAAGCCACTTATGGCTGATACAAGGACTGCTAATAGTACAATCCTAACTTATCGTAATGGATTACAGTCGTTGGTGACAGCTCTAGCGGAACAGCTAGATGATGTGGAGCAACTCCTAAATACAGGCGCGAGTGCACTCATTGTAAAAGAGTCCTTAGAAGCAGGAAGCCGTTATATTGTGCAGTTAGATAACGGTCAAGCGATTGAGGCGGATGATGTTATTATCACCACACCTAACGATGTTACTGCTGAGCTTTTACGCCCTCATTTAGATGTGGTTGCATTAGATGCAGTGAACTATGTATCCGTAGCGAACGTAGTCATGGCATTCTCTAAATCGGAAGTGACAGGTTTATTTGATGGCTCAGAATTTCTTGTCCCACGCAAAGAAGGCCGCAACATCACATCGTGTACATGGACATCGACGAAATGGTTGCATACAAGCCCAGATGATAAAGTGTTATTAGGTTGTTACGTAGGCCGGGCTGGGGATGAACAGAATGTTGAGCTTCCGGACGATGCACTGAAGGAGCTAGTACTCAAAGACCTGAAAGAGATCGTGGGTATTTCTGCTAAGCCTATATTTACAGAGATAACGCGTCTTATGCATTCTATGCCACAGTATCCAATAGGACATCTACAAGCCATAGAAACACTAAGACATCATTTATTCTCATCACTGCCTGGTGTGTATCTAACTGGAGCAGGATACGAAGGTGTTGGTCTACCCGACTGTATTAAGCAGGCTAAAGAACTAGCTATGCGATTGGTAACCTCTGAATCTTAA
- a CDS encoding CapA family protein, whose product MYPPRSQKRNAQKKGRRKRKLRAWGLLNLSLIAMIAIVLLLMNQEKDLTPSSTASSPASNVSDGESTKVPSESTELTSTEEEPELVEVTEEPSEEPSEKQSMVEQQPEVEQPDYTAPSKEHDSTQGSVDTQGKTQEAKGGNSAPPSDSSHTEDDKTDSGQKLTFHFAGDMIFSGKVEERLMKEGYSYPFEHLGDLFLKDDLTFANLETPVTTGGVGALDKQFVFKSSPEALVAIEQAGIDAVSLANNHILDQGVTGLLDTLKYLDNSGIEYAGAGKNAEEAYAPKYFSRKGVTIAFVSATRVAPVTSWFAGKSTPGVAQAYDSALVIESVAEARKNADIVIVMAHWGKERATVLEAHQTTLAHSFIDAGADLVIGGHPHVLQGLEQYKGKWIAYSTGNFIFTKSTTEATWKTAVFEATCTKKGQCDMKLIPFHAEIGQPVPMLAADGEKLMKEVQNISVGNVTISKDGTVKSGL is encoded by the coding sequence ATGTACCCACCAAGATCTCAAAAAAGAAATGCCCAGAAGAAGGGCAGACGGAAGCGAAAATTACGCGCATGGGGGTTATTAAATTTAAGTCTCATTGCGATGATAGCCATTGTCCTTTTATTAATGAATCAAGAGAAGGATTTAACCCCTTCTTCAACCGCGTCTTCACCAGCAAGTAATGTCTCTGATGGCGAGTCTACCAAAGTTCCTTCTGAATCAACAGAGTTGACAAGTACGGAAGAAGAGCCTGAACTTGTAGAGGTGACCGAAGAACCATCTGAAGAACCATCAGAAAAACAATCTATGGTAGAACAACAGCCCGAAGTTGAACAACCTGATTATACGGCTCCCTCAAAAGAGCATGACTCAACTCAGGGTTCTGTTGATACACAGGGCAAAACACAAGAAGCTAAGGGAGGAAACTCCGCACCCCCATCAGATTCAAGTCATACCGAAGACGATAAGACGGATTCGGGTCAGAAGCTGACCTTTCATTTTGCAGGGGATATGATCTTCTCGGGTAAAGTTGAGGAACGGTTGATGAAGGAGGGATATTCATATCCATTTGAACATTTAGGGGATCTGTTTCTGAAAGATGATTTGACCTTTGCTAATTTAGAGACGCCTGTTACAACAGGGGGAGTAGGTGCACTTGATAAGCAATTTGTCTTTAAGTCATCACCAGAGGCTCTTGTTGCTATTGAACAGGCAGGCATAGACGCTGTCAGTTTAGCCAATAATCATATCCTTGATCAGGGGGTAACTGGGCTATTAGATACATTGAAATATCTTGACAATAGCGGTATTGAGTACGCAGGTGCAGGTAAGAATGCTGAGGAGGCTTATGCTCCTAAGTATTTTAGTCGTAAAGGGGTGACTATTGCTTTTGTTAGTGCTACCCGTGTCGCTCCTGTGACGAGCTGGTTTGCTGGTAAGAGTACTCCGGGTGTGGCGCAGGCTTATGACTCTGCTTTAGTGATAGAGTCGGTTGCCGAAGCTCGTAAGAATGCAGATATCGTGATTGTGATGGCCCATTGGGGCAAAGAGCGTGCTACTGTGCTTGAGGCTCATCAGACCACACTAGCGCATAGTTTCATAGATGCTGGAGCAGATTTAGTTATTGGAGGACATCCCCATGTTCTTCAGGGACTTGAGCAATATAAAGGCAAATGGATTGCCTATAGTACTGGTAATTTTATATTTACAAAGTCCACTACAGAAGCTACATGGAAAACGGCTGTGTTCGAAGCGACTTGTACGAAGAAGGGTCAATGCGACATGAAGCTGATTCCGTTTCACGCTGAAATAGGTCAACCCGTACCGATGTTAGCTGCTGATGGAGAGAAACTAATGAAAGAAGTACAAAATATCTCAGTCGGTAATGTTACCATAAGTAAAGATGGTACGGTGAAGTCAGGTCTTTGA
- a CDS encoding glycerophosphodiester phosphodiesterase, with the protein MNNLCVAHRGFSSKAPENTLAAITLAMEQSYVHWMEIDVQLSSDGVPVVIHDFTLDRTTNGHGNVRDQTWAELAQLDAGQWKGRAFEGERIPSLDEVLKLTSGRLNLNIELKTTGNMYPGLEQAVMERVSYYKMENDVVLTSFEVESLRKAKALNASFKTGLIIDRRPLDLVKQLIDLECSFLSIGASHLDSSLTTLLISEGIQVMAWTIDKTIGMKRIASIHPEIMICTNCPDVWNKTMNP; encoded by the coding sequence ATGAATAACCTATGTGTAGCTCACCGAGGGTTCTCTAGTAAGGCACCTGAGAATACGCTAGCAGCCATAACCTTGGCGATGGAACAATCTTATGTTCATTGGATGGAGATTGATGTGCAGCTCTCTTCTGACGGTGTACCTGTTGTGATCCATGATTTCACTTTAGATCGGACAACGAATGGACACGGAAATGTGAGGGATCAGACGTGGGCAGAACTTGCACAGTTAGACGCTGGACAATGGAAAGGGCGAGCTTTTGAAGGAGAAAGAATTCCATCGCTAGATGAAGTGTTGAAATTGACTAGTGGACGACTAAATTTAAATATTGAGTTGAAGACAACGGGCAACATGTATCCTGGCTTAGAGCAAGCTGTGATGGAGAGGGTTTCTTACTACAAGATGGAGAATGATGTCGTATTGACTTCATTTGAAGTGGAATCTTTGAGAAAAGCGAAAGCATTAAATGCCTCCTTTAAAACGGGCCTAATTATCGATCGAAGACCGCTTGATCTGGTGAAGCAACTTATAGATCTAGAATGTTCCTTTTTATCCATTGGAGCTTCCCACTTAGATTCAAGTTTAACCACACTCCTTATTAGTGAAGGGATCCAGGTCATGGCCTGGACGATTGATAAGACAATAGGGATGAAGCGAATAGCGTCTATCCACCCTGAGATAATGATCTGCACGAATTGTCCAGATGTATGGAACAAAACCATGAATCCATGA